A section of the Pseudomonadota bacterium genome encodes:
- a CDS encoding GDP-mannose dehydrogenase: MAVKKTIKKPKKIVDNKEVSVSPGGEVFSIPGPADYKKEFTHLKALVAGQRKMNREIVVVMGVGFVGAVMAGVVADSIDKISGKPGKFVIGMQRPSSRSFWKIPYMNRGIAPVEAEDPEVAPLIARCVKEKKTLIATFTYDALSLADVVVVDVQCDYFKETFGNCREGHAEIAALEDSLKIIGERINPDCLVLIETTVPPGTTEYVAYPLMKKAFENRGIQSDPLLSHSYERVMPGRDYVASIRDFWRVCSGINDASRKRVEKFLTEILNVDEFPLTVLDRPIESETCKIVENSYRATILAFLNEWSLFAERNGVDLIKVIKAIKIRPTHSNIIFPGPGIGGYCLPKDGGLGVWSYHTLMGFDDDIFKITPLAIDINDTRSLHAAELVRDALRNMSKIVAASKVAVLGASYREDVGDTRYSGSEILVRKLSEMGAEICVHDPYVKHWWELEKQDTYPAPGHSWARFFRNQDKLTETHIEPNLKKVLKGVDALVLAVRHQAYLKLDPDEVVKMVGRPVAVIDCFGILEDKQIQRYFELDCEVKGLGRGHMKRIKDRVKRLPVDG; the protein is encoded by the coding sequence ATGGCTGTTAAAAAAACTATCAAGAAACCTAAAAAAATTGTTGATAACAAAGAAGTCTCAGTTTCTCCTGGCGGTGAAGTCTTCTCTATCCCCGGCCCTGCGGATTATAAAAAAGAATTCACCCATTTAAAAGCTCTTGTTGCCGGTCAGCGAAAAATGAACCGTGAAATAGTTGTTGTAATGGGAGTTGGTTTTGTCGGTGCAGTTATGGCAGGTGTAGTTGCCGATTCGATTGACAAAATCAGCGGCAAACCCGGCAAATTTGTAATCGGTATGCAGCGCCCTTCTTCTCGCTCGTTCTGGAAAATACCATATATGAACCGGGGAATAGCTCCTGTAGAAGCTGAAGATCCCGAAGTTGCTCCTCTTATTGCCCGCTGCGTAAAAGAGAAAAAAACCCTCATTGCTACTTTCACTTATGACGCTCTTAGTCTGGCCGATGTGGTTGTTGTGGATGTTCAGTGCGATTATTTCAAGGAAACTTTTGGAAACTGTCGAGAAGGTCATGCTGAAATAGCCGCTTTAGAAGATAGCCTTAAGATTATAGGCGAAAGAATCAATCCGGATTGTCTGGTTCTTATTGAAACCACGGTTCCTCCGGGAACAACTGAATATGTAGCCTACCCTTTAATGAAAAAGGCTTTCGAAAACCGGGGTATCCAGTCCGATCCCCTGCTTTCTCATTCTTATGAAAGAGTCATGCCGGGGCGTGATTATGTGGCATCCATCCGTGATTTCTGGAGGGTATGCAGCGGAATAAACGATGCTTCACGCAAACGAGTCGAGAAATTTCTTACCGAAATATTAAACGTTGATGAATTTCCTCTTACTGTTTTAGACCGTCCCATAGAGAGTGAAACCTGTAAAATAGTAGAAAACTCTTATCGGGCAACCATACTGGCGTTTCTGAACGAATGGAGTCTTTTTGCCGAAAGAAATGGTGTAGATCTTATAAAGGTTATCAAAGCCATCAAGATTCGCCCGACTCATAGCAATATTATATTTCCGGGTCCCGGCATAGGCGGCTATTGCCTTCCAAAAGACGGCGGGTTGGGTGTATGGTCTTATCATACTCTTATGGGCTTCGACGATGATATTTTTAAAATCACACCGCTTGCAATAGATATCAATGATACCCGTTCTCTTCATGCCGCAGAGCTTGTCCGCGACGCTTTAAGGAATATGAGTAAAATAGTGGCGGCTTCCAAAGTTGCTGTTTTAGGAGCTTCCTACAGAGAAGATGTCGGAGATACCCGCTATAGCGGTTCGGAAATACTGGTTCGCAAACTCAGTGAGATGGGCGCAGAAATATGTGTTCACGATCCTTATGTAAAACACTGGTGGGAGCTTGAAAAACAAGATACCTACCCTGCCCCCGGTCATTCATGGGCACGTTTTTTCAGAAACCAAGACAAACTAACTGAAACACACATAGAGCCAAACCTTAAAAAAGTCCTTAAGGGAGTAGATGCCCTGGTGCTGGCAGTCCGCCATCAGGCTTATCTCAAACTTGATCCGGACGAGGTTGTCAAAATGGTCGGCCGACCAGTAGCTGTCATTGATTGCTTCGGAATTCTGGAAGATAAGCAAATACAACGTTATTTTGAACTGGATTGCGAAGTAAAAGGATTGGGCAGAGGGCATATGAAAAGAATAAAAGATAGGGTAAAACGGTTACCGGTTGACGGTTGA
- a CDS encoding UDP-glucose/GDP-mannose dehydrogenase family protein: protein MNITVAGTGYVGLVTGTGFANLGNNVICFDIDQKKVDTLAKGELTIYEPGLEEIFKRNIKTGRLIFTSDPQKAVKESKIILICVGTPCNHIQEADLTSVENVAKQIGKFMNGYKVVVNKSTVPVGTAEFVRNIIKSNRKKKIEFDVVSNPEFLREGAAIKDFENPDRIIIGTDSKKAEKVMVSLYRSVARTGRPIMLTDIKSAEIIKYAGNAMLATRISFMNQLSFLCDKTGANIRDVSKGLGLDSRIGPRFLHAGIGYGGSCFPKDVKALISTLKKHECDSDLFEAVDKINEKQKSVPVEKLKSIMKLKGAAIAVWGLSFKPKTDDIRDAPSLKIIGELQTLGATIHAYDPIAMENAGKILKKVIFYENPYDASKTCDALIVATEWDEFRNIDMKTVKSLMKKPVIVDGRNIYDRDELTKLGFTYLGIGR from the coding sequence ATGAATATAACTGTTGCTGGAACCGGATATGTTGGCCTTGTTACAGGAACCGGGTTTGCAAATTTAGGCAACAATGTAATCTGTTTTGATATAGATCAAAAGAAAGTAGACACTCTTGCAAAAGGAGAGCTTACTATATATGAACCGGGCCTTGAAGAGATTTTTAAAAGAAATATTAAAACCGGACGGCTGATCTTTACATCAGATCCCCAAAAAGCTGTAAAAGAATCCAAAATCATTTTAATCTGTGTAGGTACTCCTTGCAATCATATACAGGAAGCCGATTTAACTTCGGTTGAAAACGTTGCAAAGCAGATCGGTAAGTTTATGAACGGCTATAAGGTAGTTGTAAATAAAAGCACGGTGCCTGTAGGAACTGCCGAATTTGTCAGAAATATTATAAAATCAAACCGGAAAAAAAAGATCGAGTTTGATGTGGTTTCAAATCCGGAATTTTTAAGAGAAGGCGCTGCTATAAAGGATTTTGAAAATCCGGACAGAATCATTATCGGAACAGACAGCAAAAAAGCCGAAAAAGTAATGGTTTCACTTTACCGGTCTGTTGCAAGAACCGGAAGGCCTATAATGCTTACCGATATAAAGAGTGCCGAAATAATTAAATACGCTGGTAATGCAATGCTTGCAACAAGGATAAGTTTTATGAACCAACTGTCTTTTTTATGCGATAAAACCGGCGCAAATATCAGGGATGTTTCCAAAGGTCTGGGGCTTGACAGCAGAATCGGCCCGCGTTTTCTTCATGCAGGCATAGGCTATGGTGGAAGTTGCTTTCCCAAGGACGTAAAAGCTCTTATATCTACTTTAAAAAAACATGAATGCGATTCTGATCTTTTTGAAGCAGTTGACAAAATAAATGAAAAGCAAAAAAGCGTACCGGTAGAAAAACTCAAATCTATTATGAAATTGAAAGGCGCTGCAATTGCTGTCTGGGGACTTTCATTCAAGCCCAAAACAGACGATATAAGAGACGCTCCATCACTTAAAATAATCGGTGAGCTTCAAACACTTGGGGCAACAATTCATGCCTATGACCCAATTGCAATGGAAAACGCCGGGAAAATTTTGAAAAAAGTCATATTCTATGAAAATCCTTATGATGCATCTAAAACCTGTGATGCTCTTATTGTTGCAACCGAATGGGATGAATTCAGAAATATTGATATGAAAACAGTAAAATCGCTTATGAAAAAACCTGTAATTGTTGACGGAAGAAATATATACGACCGGGATGAACTGACAAAACTTGGTTTCACATATTTAGGAATCGGAAGATAG
- a CDS encoding DUF1902 domain-containing protein yields MERVIKIHIEKLPEGIYLGTSDDIQGLVAQGRTISETIEIARDIARRLLEAEIERHGSTPASEIPEKFDYPLVIGI; encoded by the coding sequence ATGGAACGAGTAATCAAAATACATATTGAAAAGCTCCCGGAGGGTATATATTTAGGAACTTCAGATGATATTCAGGGCCTTGTTGCCCAAGGGCGGACAATAAGTGAAACAATCGAAATTGCCAGAGACATTGCACGGCGACTACTCGAAGCAGAGATAGAAAGGCATGGCTCTACGCCGGCAAGCGAAATACCTGAAAAATTTGATTATCCGTTAGTTATAGGAATTTAA
- a CDS encoding type II toxin-antitoxin system HicA family toxin, giving the protein MGRLSVFRYREIIKRLKRFGFTFDRQAAGSHEIWYNSSTGRYTTVPNHPGDMPEGTLRAILKQAGIDIDGFVGKL; this is encoded by the coding sequence ATGGGAAGGCTTTCCGTATTTCGGTATCGAGAGATTATCAAAAGGTTGAAGAGATTTGGCTTTACTTTCGATCGCCAGGCTGCCGGGAGCCATGAAATTTGGTATAATTCATCAACCGGAAGGTATACGACAGTTCCAAATCATCCGGGAGACATGCCTGAAGGGACATTGCGCGCAATTTTAAAACAAGCCGGAATAGATATAGATGGATTTGTCGGTAAATTATGA
- a CDS encoding DUF1902 domain-containing protein: MLQKPLFVRAEWDEDVRVWVATSDDVPGLATEEENLEALIEKLKILIPELLDANGIKRGYEVPFEILTRRFETAQQAEVNIYPSVGLEYIELLAADQRRQKLTL; encoded by the coding sequence ATGCTCCAAAAACCATTATTCGTTAGGGCTGAATGGGACGAAGATGTCCGTGTATGGGTTGCTACCAGTGACGATGTTCCCGGCCTCGCAACAGAGGAGGAAAATTTAGAGGCACTTATTGAAAAATTAAAGATATTGATTCCGGAACTTCTTGATGCAAATGGCATAAAACGAGGATATGAAGTCCCTTTCGAAATCCTAACAAGAAGATTTGAAACTGCTCAACAAGCAGAAGTCAATATATATCCGTCTGTTGGCCTTGAATACATAGAATTATTAGCCGCCGACCAACGCAGACAAAAACTAACTTTATAA
- a CDS encoding nucleotidyltransferase domain-containing protein, whose amino-acid sequence MIKNKPIKHNIYELIPRAETYFKNRKDVLFAYLFGSFASMTITPLSDLDIAVYLSGKYLSPKRLQILGDLTDIFKTDEIDLVILNTAPLTLRMKILKNKKILADNDPFFRHSYESVTMRTYFDFSILEKRILNRRFLSG is encoded by the coding sequence ATGATCAAAAACAAACCTATAAAGCATAATATTTACGAACTGATTCCAAGGGCTGAAACTTATTTTAAAAATAGAAAAGATGTTCTGTTTGCATATCTTTTCGGCAGCTTTGCTTCAATGACAATAACACCGTTAAGTGATTTGGATATTGCTGTATATCTGAGCGGCAAATATCTTTCCCCAAAAAGGTTGCAAATACTGGGAGATTTAACAGACATTTTCAAAACCGATGAAATTGATCTTGTGATTTTAAACACGGCGCCACTTACGCTTCGTATGAAAATTTTAAAGAACAAAAAAATCCTTGCCGACAATGATCCATTTTTTCGTCATTCTTATGAATCCGTAACCATGAGAACTTATTTCGATTTTTCAATTCTCGAAAAGCGCATACTTAATAGGCGGTTTTTAAGTGGTTGA